In Nitrospirota bacterium, the genomic window CCAGACCCGCTTCAGGAAAAATCCGAGCGGAACGCGGGACATGACCGCAAGCAGGAGGCTCACACCGTACATCACCCACAATGATTGAGGCGAGCGGAGAACGCTTACCATGACGAGGATGCAAAGGAAACAGAGCAACTTTATTCTGACATCAAGCGCCTGAAGCAATCCCCGTCCTCTCGCATAGGTCTCGGAGAACAGGGACTGCTCCGCTACATGCGCAACCGCGAGAAGTGTCTTATCCAAAAAGTTCGTTCGTGACAAAACCGCCACCGTTCCGATTGGTAGATCTCTATTTAGTTCCGCTCTTGCGTCCCAGCAGTTTTGTGAGAAGATACATGACCCCCGCCGTGAACACAATGCCGATGATCGCGGAAAGCACATACCCAAAACTTTCGGCAAGCAGTCCTTTACCCTGATGAGGCAATGCGTAGTCCGGGAGAGGCGCTTTCCAGAGTTCCGCGACACGTTTCATGCCCTCAGGCACGAAGCCCACGGCCTTTTCGATCTCAGGCAATCCCCACTCGCCCCATGCTCCACCGGCGCCGACCATTTTCGGCAGGATGATGCCAAGCGGTGAAAGGAGGGCAA contains:
- a CDS encoding PDGLE domain-containing protein, yielding MKTATKLWIVIGILALLSPLGIILPKMVGAGGAWGEWGLPEIEKAVGFVPEGMKRVAELWKAPLPDYALPHQGKGLLAESFGYVLSAIIGIVFTAGVMYLLTKLLGRKSGTK